Proteins encoded by one window of Burkholderia plantarii:
- a CDS encoding alpha/beta hydrolase has product MNAQTEKFLIDGPVGRIEIAVDQPPEGTATRGVALVAHPHPLFGGSMDNKVAQTLARTFTQLGYTVYRSNFRGVGATEGTHDNGHGEADDLLAVIAHLRAQPGQADAPLVLAGFSFGTFVLSHVAKRLREQGAAIERMVFVGTAASRWEVAAVPEDTIVIHGETDDTVPIASVYDWARPQELPVVVIPGAEHFFHRKLHILRRVITDAWR; this is encoded by the coding sequence ATGAATGCCCAAACCGAGAAATTCCTGATCGACGGCCCGGTCGGCCGCATCGAGATCGCCGTCGACCAGCCGCCCGAGGGCACCGCCACGCGCGGCGTCGCGCTGGTGGCGCATCCGCATCCGCTGTTCGGCGGCAGCATGGACAACAAGGTCGCGCAGACGCTCGCGCGCACCTTCACGCAACTCGGCTACACGGTCTATCGCTCGAACTTCCGCGGCGTCGGCGCGACCGAGGGCACCCATGACAACGGCCACGGCGAGGCCGACGACCTGCTCGCCGTGATCGCCCACCTGCGCGCGCAGCCGGGCCAGGCCGACGCGCCGCTGGTGCTGGCCGGCTTCTCGTTCGGCACGTTCGTGCTGTCGCATGTCGCGAAGCGCCTGCGCGAGCAGGGCGCGGCGATCGAGCGGATGGTGTTCGTCGGCACCGCGGCAAGCCGCTGGGAAGTGGCCGCGGTGCCCGAGGACACCATCGTGATCCACGGCGAAACCGACGACACGGTGCCGATCGCCTCGGTCTACGACTGGGCGCGGCCCCAGGAACTGCCGGTGGTGGTGATCCCGGGCGCCGAGCATTTCTTCCACCGCAAGCTGCACATCCTCCGGCGCGTGATCACCGACGCCTGGCGCTGA
- a CDS encoding (2Fe-2S) ferredoxin domain-containing protein, with amino-acid sequence MNGNAYYQHHVFFCLNQRDPSANRQSCANCGAQSMQEYAKKRVKELGLAGAGKVRINKAGCLDRCEEGPVMVVYPEGTWYTYVDKQDIDEIVESHLRDGKVVERLTI; translated from the coding sequence ATGAACGGCAACGCCTACTACCAGCACCACGTCTTCTTCTGTCTGAACCAGCGCGACCCGAGCGCGAATCGTCAAAGCTGCGCGAATTGCGGTGCGCAGTCGATGCAGGAATACGCGAAAAAGCGCGTGAAGGAGCTGGGCCTCGCGGGCGCCGGCAAGGTTCGCATCAACAAGGCCGGCTGCCTCGACCGCTGCGAGGAGGGGCCGGTGATGGTGGTGTATCCCGAGGGCACCTGGTACACCTACGTCGACAAGCAGGACATCGACGAGATCGTCGAATCGCATTTGCGCGACGGCAAGGTGGTCGAGCGCCTGACGATCTGA
- a CDS encoding VanZ family protein translates to MTAGAPPPAALHASSLGRRLFAAYAALIVYASLYPFSGWRSLGVGPFDYLLAPMPRYWTGFDVVTNVLGYLPLGALAVGALHPRVRGPAAVLAATLFGTLVSGAMEALQTYLPTRVASNLDLGANALGTLLGALLAAPVVPALIERGLLRRLRDSWFERDAATPLLLSALWPFAVLFPSPFLFGIGSWPSELWDRADVSMRDALLAWAPAGWRVAGWSDAFDALDARLSATAWEALLAALGLFAALALASLTMRREAPRQRLVIGFVAVVLVLKLAATFVQSRSGLAFDWATPGGCAGIALGLEAGLAALRLRAVWRATAAAAALAVSLVLVNVLPVNPFFDYALSGWSQGRYLHFNGIARWLAWIWPYAALIWLAWHAERGWLGRRARGRGPGSDGADGTGHRGR, encoded by the coding sequence ATGACGGCCGGCGCGCCGCCGCCCGCCGCGCTCCACGCCTCGTCGCTCGGGCGGCGGCTGTTCGCGGCCTATGCCGCGCTGATCGTCTATGCCTCGCTGTACCCGTTCTCCGGCTGGCGCTCGCTCGGCGTCGGCCCGTTCGACTATCTGCTCGCGCCGATGCCGCGCTACTGGACCGGCTTCGACGTCGTCACCAACGTGCTCGGCTACCTGCCGCTCGGCGCGCTCGCGGTGGGCGCGCTGCATCCACGCGTGCGCGGGCCGGCCGCCGTGCTCGCCGCGACGCTGTTCGGCACGCTGGTGTCGGGCGCGATGGAGGCGCTGCAGACCTACCTGCCCACCCGCGTCGCCTCGAATCTCGACCTCGGCGCCAACGCGCTCGGCACCCTGCTCGGCGCGCTGCTGGCGGCGCCCGTCGTGCCGGCGCTGATCGAGCGCGGGCTGCTGAGGCGGCTGCGCGACAGCTGGTTCGAGCGCGACGCGGCCACGCCGCTGCTGCTGTCGGCGCTGTGGCCGTTCGCGGTGCTGTTCCCGTCGCCGTTCCTGTTCGGCATCGGCAGCTGGCCGAGCGAGCTGTGGGATCGCGCCGACGTGTCGATGCGCGACGCGCTGCTGGCCTGGGCGCCGGCCGGCTGGCGCGTGGCGGGGTGGTCCGACGCGTTCGACGCGCTCGACGCGCGCCTGTCGGCCACCGCCTGGGAGGCGCTGCTCGCCGCGCTGGGCCTGTTCGCGGCGCTCGCGCTCGCGTCGCTGACGATGCGTCGCGAGGCGCCGCGCCAGCGGCTCGTGATCGGCTTCGTCGCCGTGGTGCTGGTGCTGAAGCTGGCCGCCACGTTCGTGCAGTCGCGCAGCGGGCTCGCGTTCGACTGGGCCACGCCGGGCGGTTGCGCGGGCATCGCGCTCGGCCTCGAGGCAGGGCTCGCCGCGCTGCGCCTGCGCGCGGTCTGGCGCGCCACCGCCGCCGCCGCCGCGCTCGCCGTCTCGCTGGTGCTCGTCAACGTGCTGCCGGTGAATCCGTTCTTCGACTATGCGCTGTCGGGCTGGAGCCAGGGCCGCTACCTGCACTTCAACGGCATCGCGCGCTGGCTCGCCTGGATCTGGCCTTACGCGGCGCTGATCTGGCTCGCGTGGCACGCCGAGCGCGGCTGGCTCGGCCGCCGCGCGCGCGGCCGGGGGCCGGGCAGCGACGGGGCGGACGGCACCGGGCACCGGGGCCGCTGA
- a CDS encoding ABC-type transport auxiliary lipoprotein family protein, whose translation MSRFTVVSARRAALAGAAFALALLAGCASDAARMSDIRYDLGPIDSGGFAAAPASGTVLKVLDMRAPDAFDTDKFVYRLAYADAQRIATYRDSRWTAPPAQLLTQRLRTALASRGTVLDGGDAVRATVLHVELNEFEQVFDGQDQSHGEVAVRATLTRDGAVLGQRSFVSRAPASTPDAAGGAAALAAASNELVAQLVAWLAVQASASP comes from the coding sequence ATGTCACGCTTCACTGTTGTTTCCGCCCGCCGCGCGGCGCTCGCCGGCGCCGCGTTCGCACTGGCGCTGCTCGCCGGCTGCGCGAGCGATGCGGCCCGGATGTCCGACATCCGCTACGACCTCGGCCCGATCGACAGCGGGGGCTTTGCCGCCGCGCCGGCCTCGGGCACCGTGCTCAAGGTGCTCGACATGCGCGCGCCCGACGCGTTCGACACCGACAAGTTCGTCTACCGGCTCGCCTACGCCGACGCGCAGCGCATCGCCACCTACCGCGACAGCCGCTGGACCGCGCCGCCCGCGCAGCTGCTCACGCAGCGGCTGCGCACGGCGCTGGCCTCGCGCGGCACGGTGCTCGACGGCGGCGACGCGGTGCGCGCCACCGTGCTGCACGTCGAGCTGAACGAGTTCGAGCAGGTGTTCGACGGCCAGGACCAGAGCCACGGCGAGGTGGCGGTGCGCGCCACGCTCACGCGCGACGGCGCCGTGCTCGGCCAGCGCAGCTTCGTGTCGCGCGCGCCGGCCAGCACGCCCGATGCGGCGGGCGGCGCGGCGGCGCTGGCCGCCGCCAGCAATGAACTCGTGGCGCAGCTGGTGGCGTGGCTCGCGGTGCAGGCCAGCGCCTCGCCATGA
- a CDS encoding MlaD family protein: MENKSHAFWAGLFAIGLLLAIIATVFWFNVDRTVRIPYDLVARTNVTGLYPDAAVRYRGLDVGKVASIHFDHAHPGEISIRILVDRDAPITRSTFGTLGFQGVTGIAFVQLDDTGHDLAPLPTSDKAVAQIPLHPSLFDQLQQRGDVLLKQFEVAARSVNAMLSPEMREQLRATEASVQQAADGVAALTKSLEPVTAQLPETTRRLNQALASADSLVGPHGPVAANLDRAGKAAEQAGTALASMDQTLSELNASIRYETLPRVNSLSSNLGDTSRTVREVAGEISRNPRSLLFGTSAGLPGPGEAGFAWPQAAPGH, translated from the coding sequence ATGGAAAACAAGTCACATGCGTTCTGGGCCGGCCTCTTCGCCATCGGCCTGCTGCTCGCGATCATCGCGACCGTGTTCTGGTTCAACGTCGACCGCACGGTGCGGATCCCCTACGACCTGGTCGCTCGCACCAATGTGACCGGCCTCTATCCCGACGCGGCCGTGCGTTATCGCGGGCTCGACGTCGGCAAGGTCGCCTCGATCCACTTCGACCACGCGCATCCGGGCGAGATCTCGATCCGCATCCTGGTCGATCGCGACGCGCCGATCACGCGCTCGACGTTCGGCACGCTCGGCTTCCAGGGCGTGACGGGCATCGCGTTCGTGCAGCTCGACGACACCGGCCACGATCTCGCGCCGCTGCCCACCTCGGACAAGGCGGTCGCGCAGATCCCGCTGCATCCGAGCCTGTTCGACCAGCTCCAGCAGCGCGGCGACGTGCTGCTCAAGCAGTTCGAGGTGGCCGCCAGGAGCGTCAACGCGATGCTCTCGCCGGAGATGCGCGAGCAGTTGCGCGCCACCGAGGCGAGCGTGCAGCAGGCCGCCGACGGCGTCGCCGCGCTGACCAAATCGCTCGAGCCCGTCACCGCGCAGCTGCCCGAGACCACCCGCCGCCTGAACCAGGCGCTCGCCTCGGCCGACTCGCTGGTCGGGCCGCACGGGCCGGTGGCCGCGAACCTGGACCGCGCCGGCAAGGCGGCCGAGCAGGCGGGAACTGCGCTCGCCTCGATGGATCAGACGCTGTCCGAACTGAACGCGAGCATCCGTTACGAAACGCTGCCGCGCGTGAATTCGCTGAGTTCGAACCTCGGCGACACCTCGCGCACGGTGCGCGAGGTGGCCGGCGAGATCAGCCGCAACCCGCGCAGCCTGCTGTTCGGCACCAGCGCCGGCTTGCCGGGGCCGGGCGAGGCGGGCTTCGCCTGGCCGCAGGCCGCGCCCGGGCATTGA
- a CDS encoding ABC transporter ATP-binding protein: protein MRAATEGAGEAGYVIEVRDMTKRYGRNVVHEHLDFDVRQGEIISIVGGSGSGKTTLVRQILGLERPTSGTVRVFGEDIATLDGDAARVMRSRSGMLFQHGALFSSLTVFDNIAQPLRELGRVPADLLHEIVMLKLEMVGLPCKHASKMPSALSGGMVKRVGIARAIALEPELLFLDEPTAGLDPRASDEFVDLIATLHRTLGLTVVMITHDLDTMVALSTRVAVIADRKVLVAAPVEEAASVDHPFIKEYFLGLRGRRALQALPPERRAKLPKAALEPALSSVEL, encoded by the coding sequence ATGCGCGCGGCCACCGAGGGCGCGGGCGAGGCAGGCTACGTGATCGAGGTGCGCGACATGACCAAGCGCTACGGGCGCAACGTGGTCCACGAGCATCTCGACTTCGACGTGCGGCAGGGCGAGATCATCTCGATCGTGGGCGGCTCGGGCTCGGGCAAGACCACGCTGGTGCGCCAGATCCTCGGCCTGGAGCGGCCGACCTCGGGCACCGTGCGCGTGTTCGGCGAGGACATCGCCACGCTCGACGGCGACGCCGCGCGCGTGATGCGCAGCCGCTCGGGGATGCTGTTCCAGCACGGCGCGCTGTTCTCGTCGCTGACGGTGTTCGACAACATCGCGCAGCCGCTGCGCGAGTTGGGCCGCGTGCCCGCCGACCTGCTGCACGAGATCGTGATGCTGAAGCTGGAGATGGTCGGGCTGCCGTGCAAGCACGCCTCGAAGATGCCCTCGGCGCTCTCGGGCGGGATGGTCAAGCGTGTCGGCATCGCGCGCGCGATCGCGCTGGAGCCCGAGCTGCTGTTCCTCGACGAGCCGACGGCGGGGCTCGACCCGCGCGCCTCCGACGAGTTCGTCGACCTGATCGCCACGCTGCACCGCACGCTCGGCCTGACCGTGGTGATGATCACGCACGATCTCGATACGATGGTGGCGCTCTCCACGCGGGTGGCGGTGATCGCCGACCGCAAGGTGCTGGTGGCCGCGCCCGTCGAGGAGGCGGCCAGCGTCGATCATCCGTTCATCAAGGAATACTTCCTCGGGCTGCGCGGCCGCCGCGCGCTGCAGGCGCTGCCGCCCGAGCGGCGCGCGAAGCTGCCGAAGGCGGCACTCGAACCGGCGCTGTCCAGCGTCGAGCTGTAA
- a CDS encoding MlaE family ABC transporter permease has translation MDFQTPPGLSVDRVDGGKIVRLSGQWTALALARNRGLVVRRAEKLARGQAARGRRSREPAAADGPAARWDLSAIERLDHVGGQALWRAWGHRLPDGVALTDNQRIVFERIERLDEAREAPEPVVRHDPVTRLGLAMFQFGEHLFGGVAMFGRVILDLGAVMRRPKTMPWTEISANVYNAGARALPITALVAFLIGIVLSYLSAQQLQQFGANRYIVNILGLSVIRELGPVLSAILVAGRSGSAITAQIGVMRVTEELDAMRVMGIPHGLRIVLPRVLALGVAMPLLVMWTNIVALSGGALAAKFALGIDFNFFVRSLPGVVPIANLWIGLGKGVVFGMLIALVGCHFGFRIKANSQSLGEGTTTSVVSSITVVILADAVFAILFQNVGLG, from the coding sequence TTGGATTTCCAGACACCTCCCGGCCTGTCGGTCGATCGCGTCGACGGCGGCAAGATCGTGCGCCTGTCCGGGCAATGGACGGCGCTCGCGCTGGCGCGCAATCGCGGCCTCGTGGTCCGGCGCGCCGAGAAGCTCGCGCGCGGCCAGGCGGCGCGCGGCCGGCGCTCGCGCGAGCCGGCCGCGGCGGACGGCCCGGCGGCGCGCTGGGACCTCTCGGCGATCGAGCGGCTCGACCACGTGGGCGGCCAGGCGCTCTGGCGCGCCTGGGGCCACCGGCTGCCGGACGGCGTCGCGCTGACCGACAACCAGCGCATCGTGTTCGAACGCATCGAGCGGCTCGACGAGGCGCGCGAGGCGCCCGAGCCGGTGGTGCGCCATGACCCGGTCACGCGGCTCGGCCTCGCGATGTTCCAGTTCGGCGAGCACCTGTTCGGCGGCGTCGCCATGTTCGGCCGCGTGATCCTCGATCTCGGCGCGGTCATGCGGCGCCCGAAGACGATGCCGTGGACCGAGATCTCCGCGAACGTCTACAACGCCGGCGCGAGGGCGCTGCCGATCACGGCGCTGGTGGCGTTCCTGATCGGCATCGTGCTCAGCTACCTGTCGGCGCAGCAGCTGCAGCAGTTCGGCGCGAACCGCTACATCGTCAACATCCTCGGGCTGTCGGTGATCCGCGAGCTCGGCCCGGTGCTCTCGGCGATCCTGGTGGCGGGGCGCTCGGGCTCGGCGATCACGGCGCAGATCGGCGTGATGCGCGTGACCGAGGAGCTCGATGCGATGCGCGTGATGGGCATCCCGCACGGGCTGCGCATCGTGCTGCCGCGCGTGCTCGCGCTCGGCGTGGCGATGCCGCTGCTGGTGATGTGGACCAATATCGTCGCGCTGTCGGGCGGGGCGCTCGCCGCGAAGTTCGCGCTCGGCATCGATTTCAACTTCTTCGTGCGCTCGCTGCCGGGCGTGGTACCGATCGCAAACCTCTGGATCGGGCTCGGCAAGGGCGTGGTGTTCGGCATGCTGATCGCGCTGGTGGGCTGCCACTTCGGTTTCCGCATCAAGGCGAATTCGCAGAGCCTCGGCGAGGGCACCACCACCTCGGTGGTGTCGTCGATCACGGTGGTGATCCTCGCCGACGCGGTGTTCGCGATCCTGTTCCAGAACGTGGGGCTCGGATGA
- a CDS encoding biotin--[acetyl-CoA-carboxylase] ligase, which yields MNVSPPLPDDARIDPTRACSLPANAPEPWPLDIVEATGSTNADLAAHLKTLPRTRNALPRPIVRVAYEQTAGRGRQGRPWFALPGNALLCSVGCVLPRPVDALAGLSLAVGVALAEGLATLPLARGQRVRLKWPNDLLLADGDLPVGKLGGILVETVWNTADATAIVIGFGINVRGAEAVAAEVAALRERNAALVGALPPAALSSACTSANLTDTLAAVLDPLATALERFAADGLAPFRPRWAALHAHAGREVVLLEQGQEVARGVAAGIDDSGQLLLDTADGRRAIAAGDVSLRETGAAP from the coding sequence ATGAACGTCTCCCCGCCCCTGCCCGACGACGCGCGGATCGATCCGACGCGCGCCTGCTCGCTGCCCGCCAACGCCCCCGAGCCGTGGCCGCTCGACATCGTCGAGGCGACCGGCTCGACCAACGCCGACCTCGCCGCCCATCTGAAGACGCTGCCGCGCACGCGCAACGCGCTGCCCCGGCCGATCGTGCGCGTCGCCTACGAGCAGACCGCCGGCCGCGGCCGCCAGGGCCGCCCGTGGTTCGCGCTGCCCGGCAACGCGCTGCTGTGCTCGGTCGGCTGCGTGCTGCCGCGCCCGGTGGACGCGCTCGCCGGCCTGAGCCTCGCGGTGGGCGTCGCGCTGGCCGAGGGGCTCGCCACGCTGCCGCTCGCGCGCGGCCAGCGGGTGCGCCTCAAATGGCCGAACGACCTGCTGCTCGCCGATGGCGACCTGCCGGTGGGCAAGCTCGGCGGGATTCTCGTCGAGACGGTCTGGAACACCGCCGACGCGACCGCGATCGTGATCGGCTTCGGCATCAACGTGCGCGGCGCCGAGGCGGTGGCCGCCGAGGTCGCCGCGCTGCGCGAGCGCAACGCCGCGCTGGTGGGCGCGCTGCCGCCCGCCGCGCTGTCGTCGGCCTGCACGAGCGCGAACCTCACCGATACGCTCGCCGCCGTGCTCGACCCGCTCGCCACCGCGCTCGAACGCTTCGCCGCCGACGGCCTCGCGCCGTTCCGGCCGCGCTGGGCCGCGCTGCACGCGCATGCGGGCCGCGAAGTCGTGCTGCTCGAACAGGGCCAGGAAGTGGCGCGCGGCGTCGCGGCCGGCATCGACGACAGCGGCCAGCTGCTGCTCGACACGGCCGACGGCCGGCGCGCGATCGCGGCCGGCGACGTCTCGCTGCGCGAGACCGGAGCCGCGCCATGA
- a CDS encoding type III pantothenate kinase: MTAAPLALLVDAGNSRIKWALAGADGTLVESTAIGRTAAAPAAGGAPGPTPGGLAGGAGAHAETAIPAWTGRAAPRHAWISNVAGAEVGARIDALIDARWPGLPRTLVTARAEQCGVTNGYATPAQLGSDRWCGLIGAHAAYPDEALLIATFGTATTLESLAADGRFTGGLIAPGWAMMMRALGMHTAQLPTLTTDTALRLVGELDDASGRVPFALDTAHSLSAGCLQAQVGLIERAWRDLTTEGRAVRLLLSGGAADAVAHALTVPYTRHDSLVLSGLARIASDATRDGAGQ; encoded by the coding sequence ATGACGGCGGCGCCCCTCGCGCTGCTGGTGGACGCGGGCAACAGCCGGATCAAGTGGGCGCTCGCCGGCGCCGACGGCACGCTCGTCGAGAGCACGGCGATCGGCCGGACGGCGGCAGCCCCGGCGGCGGGCGGCGCTCCCGGCCCGACGCCCGGCGGCCTCGCCGGCGGCGCCGGGGCCCATGCCGAGACGGCGATTCCCGCCTGGACCGGCCGCGCCGCGCCGCGCCATGCCTGGATCTCGAACGTGGCGGGCGCCGAGGTGGGCGCGCGCATCGATGCGCTGATCGACGCGCGCTGGCCCGGGCTGCCGCGCACGCTGGTCACGGCACGCGCCGAACAATGCGGCGTGACCAACGGCTACGCCACGCCCGCGCAGCTCGGCAGCGACCGCTGGTGCGGGCTGATCGGCGCGCACGCCGCGTATCCGGACGAGGCGCTGCTGATCGCGACGTTCGGCACCGCCACCACGCTCGAATCGCTCGCCGCCGACGGCCGCTTCACAGGCGGCCTGATCGCGCCGGGCTGGGCCATGATGATGCGCGCGCTCGGCATGCACACGGCGCAGCTGCCGACGCTCACGACCGACACGGCGCTGCGACTCGTCGGCGAACTCGACGACGCGTCGGGCCGCGTGCCGTTCGCGCTCGACACGGCGCACTCGCTGTCGGCCGGCTGCCTGCAGGCGCAGGTGGGCCTGATCGAGCGCGCCTGGCGCGACCTGACGACGGAGGGCCGCGCGGTGCGGCTGCTGCTGTCGGGCGGCGCCGCCGACGCCGTGGCGCACGCGCTGACGGTGCCCTACACGCGGCACGATTCGCTGGTGCTGTCGGGGCTGGCGCGGATCGCGAGCGATGCGACGCGCGACGGCGCCGGCCAATGA
- the rfaE2 gene encoding D-glycero-beta-D-manno-heptose 1-phosphate adenylyltransferase: MPAAFERKFISRDALAALRPTLPSPVVFTNGVFDILHRGHVTYLADARALGACLIVAVNSDASVRMLGKGDDRPINRQEDRMALLAALECVDWVVGFEEQTPVALIEAVRPDILVKGGDYDMDALPESALVRGWGGKALAIPFEFERSTTALLKKVRAHQG, from the coding sequence ATGCCCGCCGCCTTCGAACGTAAATTCATCAGCCGCGACGCGCTCGCCGCGCTGCGCCCGACGCTGCCGTCGCCCGTCGTGTTCACGAACGGCGTGTTCGACATCCTGCATCGCGGCCACGTCACCTATCTGGCCGACGCGCGCGCGCTCGGCGCCTGCCTGATCGTCGCCGTCAACAGCGACGCCTCGGTGCGCATGCTCGGCAAGGGCGACGACCGGCCGATCAATCGCCAGGAAGACCGCATGGCGCTGCTCGCGGCGCTGGAGTGCGTCGACTGGGTGGTGGGTTTCGAGGAGCAGACGCCGGTGGCGCTGATCGAGGCGGTGCGCCCCGACATCCTCGTCAAGGGCGGCGACTACGACATGGACGCGCTGCCCGAGTCGGCGCTCGTGCGTGGCTGGGGCGGCAAGGCGCTGGCGATTCCGTTCGAGTTCGAGCGCTCGACCACGGCGCTCCTGAAGAAGGTGCGCGCGCACCAGGGCTGA
- a CDS encoding acyl-ACP desaturase: MLYPELYKSLEAVRWDMEKDIPWDKFDASLLTDEQAKTIKMNAITEWSALPATEMFLRDNHHDSDFSAFMSVWFFEEQKHSLVLMEYLRRFKPEMMPTEEELHAVRFEFDPAPPLETLMLHFCGEIRLNHWYRRAAEWHTEPVIKHIYETISRDEARHGGAYLRYMKKALTNCGDAARSAFAKIGVLMASARRTEKPLHPTNLHVNQALFPRDTVQSRLPDPEWLERWLDEQIRFDGEWEKKVVDRILHNLSILFERTFATAQELNRYRKEVTMRLQAPEGGAAAQPA; this comes from the coding sequence ATGCTTTATCCGGAACTCTACAAATCGCTCGAAGCCGTCCGTTGGGACATGGAGAAGGACATCCCTTGGGACAAGTTCGATGCGTCGTTGCTGACGGATGAACAGGCGAAGACGATCAAGATGAACGCGATCACCGAGTGGTCGGCGTTGCCCGCGACGGAGATGTTCCTGCGCGACAACCACCACGACAGCGATTTCTCGGCGTTCATGAGCGTCTGGTTCTTCGAGGAGCAGAAGCATTCGCTGGTGCTGATGGAATACCTGCGCCGCTTCAAGCCGGAAATGATGCCGACCGAGGAAGAACTGCACGCGGTGCGCTTCGAATTCGATCCGGCGCCGCCGCTCGAGACGCTGATGCTGCATTTCTGCGGCGAGATCCGTCTGAACCACTGGTATCGCCGTGCCGCCGAATGGCATACCGAGCCCGTCATCAAGCACATCTACGAAACGATCTCGCGCGACGAGGCACGCCACGGCGGCGCCTACCTGCGCTACATGAAGAAGGCGCTCACGAACTGCGGCGACGCGGCGCGTTCGGCGTTCGCGAAGATCGGCGTGCTGATGGCCTCGGCGCGCCGCACCGAGAAGCCGTTGCACCCGACCAACCTGCACGTGAACCAGGCACTGTTCCCGCGCGACACCGTGCAGTCGCGCCTGCCCGATCCCGAGTGGCTCGAGCGCTGGCTCGACGAGCAGATCCGCTTCGACGGCGAGTGGGAAAAGAAGGTCGTCGACCGCATCCTGCACAACCTGTCGATCCTGTTCGAGCGCACCTTCGCGACGGCTCAGGAACTGAACCGCTATCGCAAGGAAGTGACGATGCGCCTGCAGGCGCCGGAAGGCGGCGCGGCCGCCCAGCCCGCCTGA
- a CDS encoding patatin-like phospholipase family protein: protein MRLALVLMGGGARAAYQAGVLQALAEIAREVEPARRELPFAIVCGSSAGAINAAAIASHADDFPRGAARLLSFWEHLRAEMIYRTDWLGVAGAGARWLAAMSVGWAARRAPRGLLDNAPLADLLRRELDFHRIGQMLGARRLHALSITALSYTSGRHLTFYAGSEPIHAWRRAQRTARMVDLSAAHLLASSAIPFVFPAVPLVIDGRIEYFGDGSIRQIAPLSPAIHFGGDRIVVIGAAAARPEVPAANGHAVGYPSLAQIGQQVLASVFLDSIGTDIERIEHVNRVVEHLPRQIEPESGWRHVDVLAIAPSERIELIAAKHLRRLPLTVRGLLGAIGGNQPAGASFASYLLFEAEFTRELIALGHADALRQRETLAAWLASASPGGGPPATAHGLPAGLVPAVVDSPGAALSAAAPAVAEPFTTETRVVDSPGAESSAAGPPAAESAAVKPRVAGPLVAEPPAASPPPACSGSDGAVPPNSSPIGSLSERNDRR, encoded by the coding sequence ATGCGGCTCGCGCTCGTTCTGATGGGAGGCGGCGCGCGCGCCGCGTATCAGGCCGGCGTGCTGCAGGCGCTGGCAGAGATCGCGCGCGAGGTCGAGCCGGCGCGCCGCGAGCTGCCGTTCGCGATCGTCTGCGGTTCGTCGGCTGGCGCGATCAACGCGGCCGCGATCGCGAGCCACGCCGACGATTTCCCGCGCGGCGCGGCGCGCCTGCTGTCGTTCTGGGAGCACCTGCGGGCCGAGATGATCTACCGCACCGACTGGCTCGGCGTGGCCGGCGCGGGCGCGCGCTGGCTTGCCGCGATGAGCGTCGGCTGGGCGGCGCGGCGCGCGCCGCGCGGGCTGCTCGACAACGCGCCGCTCGCCGACCTGCTGCGGCGCGAACTCGATTTCCACCGTATCGGCCAGATGCTCGGCGCGCGCCGGCTGCATGCGCTGTCGATCACCGCGCTCAGCTACACGAGCGGGCGCCACCTGACGTTCTACGCCGGCAGCGAGCCGATCCACGCATGGCGGCGCGCGCAGCGCACGGCGCGGATGGTCGATCTGTCGGCCGCGCACCTGCTCGCCTCGTCGGCGATCCCGTTCGTGTTCCCGGCCGTGCCGCTCGTGATCGACGGGCGCATCGAGTATTTCGGCGATGGCTCGATCCGCCAGATCGCGCCGCTCTCGCCGGCGATCCATTTCGGCGGCGACCGCATCGTCGTGATCGGCGCGGCGGCCGCGCGCCCCGAAGTGCCGGCCGCCAACGGCCATGCGGTCGGCTATCCGTCGCTCGCGCAGATCGGCCAGCAGGTACTCGCGAGCGTGTTCCTCGATTCGATCGGCACCGACATCGAGCGCATCGAGCACGTCAATCGCGTGGTCGAGCACCTGCCGCGCCAGATCGAGCCCGAGAGCGGCTGGCGTCATGTCGACGTGCTCGCGATCGCGCCGTCCGAGCGCATCGAGCTGATCGCCGCGAAGCACCTGCGGCGGCTGCCGCTGACGGTGCGCGGGCTACTTGGCGCGATCGGCGGCAACCAGCCGGCCGGCGCGTCGTTTGCCAGCTACCTGTTGTTCGAGGCCGAGTTCACGCGCGAACTGATCGCGCTCGGCCACGCCGACGCGCTGCGGCAGCGCGAGACGCTGGCCGCGTGGCTCGCGTCGGCGAGCCCGGGCGGCGGGCCGCCGGCGACGGCGCACGGACTGCCGGCCGGGCTCGTGCCGGCGGTTGTCGATTCGCCCGGTGCCGCGTTGTCGGCTGCCGCGCCGGCTGTTGCCGAACCGTTCACCACCGAAACGCGCGTCGTCGATTCGCCTGGCGCTGAATCGTCCGCTGCCGGACCGCCCGCCGCCGAATCGGCCGCCGTTAAACCGCGTGTCGCCGGACCGCTCGTCGCCGAACCGCCCGCCGCGTCGCCGCCACCGGCATGCTCCGGTTCCGACGGCGCCGTGCCCCCCAATTCTTCACCGATCGGTTCGCTATCCGAACGGAACGACAGGCGCTGA